A DNA window from Pungitius pungitius chromosome 1, fPunPun2.1, whole genome shotgun sequence contains the following coding sequences:
- the lrp10 gene encoding low-density lipoprotein receptor-related protein 10 isoform X2, which yields MRVPCSIRALVVFTISACCTGKETNPSALPHLVPDVIGRFFEARCGRSLQVVDNEVGEIRSSAYHSWSYRFGSSFDCWVIRGSEGEPVVLSFSQFSAQCSRKEWVSIKSSAVSEPVVLCGSKLPQPMEFPGGNVTVMHHFMPHQFPVSSFLLSYARVSTQPDSGGCPVTSFQCRDGRCLPFSWRCNGQVECLGEGPGLGSDERGCDEEEETPEPPGDGITPAEDGRAVATSARTHDRDPERRYLTESDLWEMMRERNKESDRGPPLTRGPPVATAAPVEWPCGGFLQTFYGTFSPPASRGPALFCVWTLDPQDTRPLRVDLQQLALGPGDRLTVYNREQGKGDVLKIITSASNYKSIQVESHTGLLSLAYEAASGSEGRGFNATFHVGSYCPPWEGRCGGAAGGCFTQEQRCNGKWDCPETGRDEQGCRGCGADQFACGVAAAPSRFSGRPVCYPATERCNYQLYCADGSDERDCTACQPGTFHCDSDRCVFESWRCDGQVDCKDGTDELNCTVTLPRKVITAATVGSLVCGLLLVIAMGCTCKLYSLRTREYSLFAPISRQEAELIQQQAPPSYGQLIAQGIIPPVEDFPTENPNETSSLSLRGILQLLRQDDANSPHRRRRPRFVRRAVRRMRRWGLIPRHPSRPSQASSSAQQQQQQQPQDAAPSGQETAHPAPPSPSAVEAANQPVPQKLGLLGRSEQQGLPPLSPAASPLPPPPYAPPAPSPAAPNTPPVAVPPPSSPSLASIFHTLGLSISLFRASPSPSTNSMPLSASPSFSSSSSDDEVLLIPLAEDTASEDDVPMLT from the exons ATGAGAGTCCCGTGCAGCATCCGTGCCCTTGTAGTTTTCACTATAAGCG cgTGCTGCACCGGTAAGGAGACAAACCCCTCGGCACTTCCTCACCTTGTGCCAGATGTCATTGGACGCTTCTTCGAAG CCCGCTGTGGGCGTTCCCTGCAAGTGGTGGACAACGAAGTGGGGGAGATCCGGAGTTCCGCTTACCACAGCTGGTCCTACCGCTTTGGCTCCTCCTTCGACTGCTGGGTCATCAGAGGGTCGGAAGGAGAGCCCGTCGTTCTCAG CTTTTCACAGTTCTCCGCTCAGTGCAGTCGGAAGGAATGGGTGTCTATAAAATCATCAGCTGTCAGTGAGCCGGTCGTCCTCTGTGGCTCCAAGTTGCCGCAGCCAATGGAGTTCCCCGGGGGAAACGTCACGGTGATGCACCACTTCATGCCGCATCAGTTCCCTGTGTCGTCTTTTCTGTTGAGCTACGCCAGAG tttcTACACAACCCGACTCTGGCGGCTGCCCGGTGACGTCCTTTCAgtgccgggacgggcgctgccTTCCTTTCTCCTGGCGCTGTAACGGCCAGGTGGAGTGTCTGGGCGAAGGCCCGGGCCTCGGCTCCGATGAGCGTGGCTgtgacgaggaagaggagaccccCGAACCTCCCGGGGACGGCATCACGCCGGCAGAAGACGGCAGGGCAGTGGCGACCTCGGCGAGGACCCACGATCGGGACCCGGAGAGACGTTACCTGACGGAATCGGACCTGTGGGAGATGATGAGGGAGCGGAACAAAGAGTCGGACCGGGGGCCGCCTCTGACCCGCGGGCCGCCGGTCGCGACGGCCGCTCCGGTAGAGTGGCCCTGCGGGGGCTTCCTGCAGACCTTCTATGGCACCTTCTCCCCACCGGCCAGCCGGGGGCCCGCGCTCTTCTGCGTCTGGACTCTGGACCCTCAGGACACGAGGCCACTGAGGGtggacctgcagcagctggcgCTGGGACCCGGGGACCGACTCACCGTGTACAACAGGGAGCAAGGCAAAGGAGACGTCCTGAAGATT ATCACCAGCGCCTCCAATTACAAATCAATCCAAGTGGAATCGCACACCGGCCTGCTGTCGCTGGCCTACGAGGCCGCCTCCGGCTCCGAGGGGAGGGGCTTCAACGCCACGTTCCACGTCGGCAGCTACTGCCCCCCCTGGGAGGGCCGCTGCGGCGGAGCGGCGGGGGGCTGCTTCACGCAGGAGCAACGCTGCAACGGCAAGTGGGACTGCCCCGAGACGGGGAGGGACGAGCAGGGCTGCAGGGGCTGCGGCGCGGACCAGTTTGCGTGCGGCGTGGCGGCGGCGCCCAGTCGCTTCTCGGGCCGCCCGGTGTGCTACCCGGCGACGGAGCGCTGCAACTACCAGCTGTACTGTGCCGACGGCAGCGACGAGCGGGACTGCACGGCGTGTCAGCCGGGGACCTTCCACTGCGACAGCGAcag GTGCGTGTTTGAGAGCTGGCGCTGCGACGGCCAGGTCGACTGCAAGGACGGAACGGACGAGCTCAACTGCACAGTCACCCTGCCCCGAAAGGTCATCACCGCGGCAACGGTGGGCAGCCTCGTCTGTGGGCTCCTGCTTGTCATCGCCATGGGCTGCACCTGTAAACTATACTCGCTCAGGACCAGGGAGTACAG CTTGTTTGCGCCAATCAGCCGCCAGGAGGCGGAGCTGATCCAGCAGCAGGCCCCTCCCTCCTACGGTCAGCTGATTGCACAGGGCATCATCCCGCCAGTGGAGGACTTCCCCACGGAAAACCCCAATGAG ACGTCGTCTCTTTCTCTGCGGGGAattctccagctcctccgccAGGACGACGCCAACTCGCCGCACCGCCGGCGCCGGCCCCGCTTCGTCCGCCGCGCCGTCCGCCGCATGAGGAGGTGGGGCCTGATCCCCCGCCACCCGTCGAGGCCGAGTCAGGCGTCgagctccgcccagcagcagcagcagcagcagccgcaggaCGCCGCGCCCTCCGGACAGGAAACggcccaccccgcccccccctccccgtcggCCGTGGAGGCCGCCAACCAGCCGGTGCCGCAGAAGCTCGGCCTGCTGGGCCGGTCGGAGCAGCAGGGGCTGCCGCCGCTGTCGCCGGCCGCGTCCCCTCTGCCGCCTCCTCCCTACGCCCCTCCGGCCCCGAGCCCGGCCGCCCCCAACACTCCGCCGGTCGCCGTGCCCCCCCCGAGCAGCCCCTCGCTGGCCTCCATCTTCCACACGCTGGGCCTGAGCATCTCGCTGTTCCGGGCCTCGCCCTCGCCCTCCACCAACTCCATGCCCCTCTCGGCctccccttccttctcctcgtcctcctcggacGACGAGGTGCTGCTCATCCCGCTGGCTGAAGACACCGCTTCGGAGGACGACGTGCCCATGCTCACctga
- the LOC119221761 gene encoding ciliated left-right organizer metallopeptidase — protein sequence MAPPPRRRPRVATLAVVAALVAALPGALQKCVFDEVQARARVVRAAPVPPPAASHPPQTDGRPRAASPQPIRIRTWTPAESDGLSGAEGERLQAAVDEAVRTVSSLLSVNRGPGPLLLSRDVNKYCKFLWKNSSTANYNRCGRANKNYRAETCLDVTIPDDHLAGCDVYPHADSPRRTRLRPDGAGLPRSDFLLYLHVRATDKCRAEPGVLAYAAHCRTDPSGRPLAAVVVICRDKLTGATHGRRATAQTVIHELFHALGFSKELFHTWRDCSSTFQGGARCSPRGRVTHSDGWGQMRVYTPSVISALQSHLASTHPELGGPLENLDVPPGRVSSHWESRVLQGSIMAPVLGDPTTVRIDPVTLAALQDTGWYAVDLSRAQSLVWGEGEGTTFGSLSACNKSSAFFCTGSGFGCHYLHLHKGECQTDPHLEGCRLYKPLKNGSECWKEENGEEEPWSGELFGFHSRCFFSNLTRQNRSGGSVAGRCYRHMCTGPNRYRIQVSGSDWVDCPAGGAIQIKGYRGSVHCPDRRICLYADVTPPADAVGTTPTPTTRQVPL from the exons ATGGCTCCCCCCCCACGCCGCAGGCCGCGGGTGGCGACGTTGGCGGTAGTGGCGGCGCTTGTGGCGGCGCTCCCCGGGGCCCTTCAGAAGTGCGTCTTTGACGAGGTCCAGGCCCGGGCCAGGGTGGTCCGCGCCGCGCCCGTCCCACCCCCCGCCGccagccaccccccccaaacCGACGGGCGCCCGAGAGCGGCCTCCCCGCAGCCAATCAGGATCCGGACGTGGACGCCGGCCGAGAGCGACGGCCTGTCGGGGGCCGAGGGAGAGCGGCTGCAGGCGGCGGTGGACGAGGCCGTGAGGACGGTGTCCTCTTTACTGTCAG TGAACAGAGGGCCGGGTCCGTTGCTGCTCAGCAGAGACGTCAATAAATACTGCAAGTTTCTGTGGAAGAATTCAAGTACCGCCAACTACAACAG GTGTGGTCGAGCCAACAAAAACTACCGAGCTGAGACCTGCCTGGACGTGACG atcCCGGACGACCACCTGGCCGGATGTGACGTTTACCCGCACGCCGACTCCCCCCGGAGGACCCGGCTGCGTCCCGACGGCGCCGGACTCCCCCGCAGCGACTTCCTGCTGTACCTCCACGTCCGGGCCACCGACAAGTGCCGAGCGGAG CCCGGCGTGCTGGCCTACGCCGCGCACTGTCGGACGGACCCGTCCGGGCGGCCCTTAGCCGCGGTGGTGGTCATCTGCAGGGACAAGCTGACGGGGGCCACGCACGGCCGGCGGGCCACTGCACAG ACCGTGATCCACGAGCTGTTTCACGCGCTCGGTTTCTCCAAAGAGCTCTTCCACACCTGGAGGGACTGTTCCTCCACTTTTCAAG GTGGCGCTCGCTGCTCCCCTCGAGGCCGGGTGACTCACTCCGACGGGTGGGGCCAGATGAGGGTGTACACCCCGTCCGTCATCTCGGCCCTGCAGAGCCACCTGGCGTCCACTCACCCCGAGCTCGGCGGCCCGCTAGAGAACCTG GACGTCCCTCCGGGCAGAGTGTCCTCTCACTGGGAGTCCCGGGTCCTGCAGGGCTCCATCATGGCGCCGGTGCTGGGGGACCCGACCACGGTCCGGATCGACCCGGTCACCTTGGCCGCGTTGCAGGACACCGGCTGGTACGCGGTCGACCTGAGCCGGGCCCAGAGTCTGGTCTGGGGAGAAG GTGAAGGAACCACGTTTGGGTCGCTTTCAGCCTGCAACAAGTCATCGGCCTTTTTCTGCACCGGCAG TGGGTTTGGGTGTCATTATCTTCACCTCCACAAGGGGGAGTGCCAGACTGATCCGCACCTGGAGGGTTGCCGCCTGTATAAACCCCTTAAGAATGGA AGTGAATGCTGGAAAGAGGAAAACGGCGAAGAAGAGCCTTGGAGCGGGGAGCTCTTTGGTTTTCACAGCCGATGCTTCTTCTCCAACCTGACCAGAcag AACCGGAGTGGCGGCTCTGTGGCGGGCCGCTGTTATAGACACATGTGTACCGGACCGAACCGATACCGGATCCAGGTGTCAGGCTCTGATTGGGTGGactgtccagcagggggcgccatTCAG ATAAAAGGGTACCGGGGCTCGGTCCACTGCCCTGACCGGAGGATCTGTCTGTACGCCGACGTCACTCCCCCTGCGGACGCCGTGGGCACAACTCCGACTCCAACCACGAGGCAAGTACCGCTctaa
- the LOC134125095 gene encoding uncharacterized protein LOC134125095 isoform X1, whose protein sequence is MYCDVCGAESDATITCEIKRHPEVLMLLLKRFEFDYQYMTYVKSNLNVKVPFTLQIPENQTYELYAVVDHFGDLRSGHYTATIRSQDDGTWYRFDDRRVSSNQHQPFEVDDFETSSRPYLLLYRMKKVQAADTCTQGIRETSTAGGVPPATNNIPDDGGQEGKHVVSPDDFRPVKQEVGEKMKAEGAKPLTRVTENRGDGRVKKFHPSKATTALSEDTVEGRRNSKKSETYQVKITEEETRNGVQEMIVTNNFRITTLEESSEGSIKSLVEYDEGNAEIKCDPNTDAKVTLPEGFFNLQLNASSLTASQKRKDKKEKNEMGRKIPSNAERKPNVSDAQEPAVWKKPAVKDRAEKRRHLRRRCSPLKKNKKDKKKEKQSCLCLCFR, encoded by the exons ATGTACTGTGACGTGTGTGGAGCTGAATCTGATGCTACCATT ACATGTGAAATAAAGCGTCATCCAGAGgttttgatgctgctgctgaagaggtTTGAGTTTGATTACCAGTACATGACGTATGTCAAAAGCAACCTCAATGTGAAAGTTCCCTTCACCCTTCAGATACCAGAG AATCAGACGTATGAACTGTACGCGGTTGTGGACCATTTTGGAGATCTGAGGAGTGGACATTACACTGCAACAATCAGATCTCAAGACGATGGGACATGGTACCGCTTTGATGATAGAAGGGTCTCATCG AATCAACACCAGCCATTCGAGGTGGATGACTTTGAGAC ATCCTCCAGACCTTATCTGCTTCTCTACAGGATGAAGAAGG TGCAAGCTGCTGATACTTGTACTCAGGGTATCAGAGAGACGTCTACTGCTGGAGGCGTCCCCCCTGCTACCAATAATATTCCCGACGATGGCGGTCAGGAAGGGAAACATGTAGTCAGTCCAGATGACTTCAGACCTGTTAAACAGGAAGTTGGAGAAAAGATGAAAGCAGAGGGAGCAAAGCCATTGACCAGAGTGACCGAGAACAGAGGAGATGGCCGTGTTAAAAAGTTTCATCCATCAAAAGCAACTACTGCACTCAGTGAGGATACTGTGGAAGGAAGACGTAATTCAAAGAAGTCAGAAACATATCAAGTAAAAATAACTGAGGAAGAAACTAGAAATGGTGTTCAAGAAATGATTGTGACAAATAACTTTAGAATAACAACTTTAGAAGAAAGCTCTGAAGGCAGCATTAAGAGTTTGGTAGAATATGATGAAGGAAACGCTGAAATCAAATGTGATCCAAACACAGATGCAAAGGTCACATTGCCAGAAGGTTTTTTCAATTTACAATTGAATGCCTCGTCTTTGACGGCGTCACAGAAacgcaaagacaaaaaggaaaagaatgaGATGGGGAGAAAAATTCCTTCAAATGCCGAAAGAAAGCCAAATGTGTCTGATGCACAAGAACCTGCTGTTTGGAAAAAACCCGCTGTGAAAGACAGAGCTGAGAAGAGGAGACACTTGAGGCGTCGCTGTTCCcctctgaagaaaaacaaaaaagacaaaaagaaagaaaagcagagttgcttgtgtttgtgttttcgctga
- the LOC134125095 gene encoding uncharacterized protein LOC134125095 isoform X2, with protein sequence MYCDVCGAESDATITCEIKRHPEVLMLLLKRFEFDYQYMTYVKSNLNVKVPFTLQIPENQTYELYAVVDHFGDLRSGHYTATIRSQDDGTWYRFDDRRVSSNQHQPFEVDDFETSSRPYLLLYRMKKDAKVTLPEGFFNLQLNASSLTASQKRKDKKEKNEMGRKIPSNAERKPNVSDAQEPAVWKKPAVKDRAEKRRHLRRRCSPLKKNKKDKKKEKQSCLCLCFR encoded by the exons ATGTACTGTGACGTGTGTGGAGCTGAATCTGATGCTACCATT ACATGTGAAATAAAGCGTCATCCAGAGgttttgatgctgctgctgaagaggtTTGAGTTTGATTACCAGTACATGACGTATGTCAAAAGCAACCTCAATGTGAAAGTTCCCTTCACCCTTCAGATACCAGAG AATCAGACGTATGAACTGTACGCGGTTGTGGACCATTTTGGAGATCTGAGGAGTGGACATTACACTGCAACAATCAGATCTCAAGACGATGGGACATGGTACCGCTTTGATGATAGAAGGGTCTCATCG AATCAACACCAGCCATTCGAGGTGGATGACTTTGAGAC ATCCTCCAGACCTTATCTGCTTCTCTACAGGATGAAGAAGG ATGCAAAGGTCACATTGCCAGAAGGTTTTTTCAATTTACAATTGAATGCCTCGTCTTTGACGGCGTCACAGAAacgcaaagacaaaaaggaaaagaatgaGATGGGGAGAAAAATTCCTTCAAATGCCGAAAGAAAGCCAAATGTGTCTGATGCACAAGAACCTGCTGTTTGGAAAAAACCCGCTGTGAAAGACAGAGCTGAGAAGAGGAGACACTTGAGGCGTCGCTGTTCCcctctgaagaaaaacaaaaaagacaaaaagaaagaaaagcagagttgcttgtgtttgtgttttcgctga
- the LOC119222664 gene encoding ubiquitin carboxyl-terminal hydrolase 47-like has translation MSVSRQQSNNKLVKWERKKSKNNNAGPRSVHYGLHNQGATCYLNSVLQVLSMTTEFQDRLESKSQATDNELKTLFNNLKKGTCGTEKITEILGVENVHLQGDAADCLVTILRKISPQASEVFKGERTDTIKCCKGHTINEEIDPFWYLSLALEDTDDASHSVERGFERIFRSRVLDGDTVHCGACGEETKATCESAMVSYPQILSLLIQRFIFDNNTKAHFKSSRRVDVPRKLQRDHKKYEVYAVVSHVGSLQGGHYTASVRSDGDGAWYEFNDANVHKIKEQPFAESETYSSSTAYLLMYREAQTNRDQVAVNIDGDAIQNVPPQRTEAPIPRRGGRGDKSSRPLAKCPTCRVTPLWISVIVVVFVSVLVLVVVLSVVCSRKGSC, from the exons ATGAGCGTCTCAAGACAACAATCGAATAACAAGCTGGTGAagtgggagaggaaaaaaagcaaaaacaacaacgcaG GCCCTCGGAGTGTTCATTATGGTCTGCACAATCAGGGCGCCACGTGTTACCTCAACAGTGTCCTGCAGGTTCTCTCCATGACAACAGAGTTCCAAGACAG GCTGGAGTCCAAATCGCAGGCCACGGATAACGAGCTGAAAACCCTCTTTAACAATCTAAAGAAAGGCACGTGTGGAACCGAAAAGATCACAGAGATCTTGGGGGTGGAGAACG TTCACCTGCAAGGTGACGCAGCTGACTGCCTGGTGACCATTCTGCGCAAGATCAGCCCACAGGCCTCTGAG GTCTTCAAAGGAGAGCGGACCGACACCATAAAATGCTGCAAAGGTCACACCATCAACGAGGAGATCGACCCGTTCTGGTACCTCTCCCTGGCGCTGGAGGACACCGACGACGCGTCCCACAGCGTG GAAAGGGGCTTCGAGAGGATCTTCAGGTCTCGAGTGCTGGACGGAGACACGGTCCACTGCGGCGCCTGCGGAGAGGAAACCAAGGCGACCTGC GAGAGCGCCATGGTGTCGTATCCTCAGATCCTCAGTCTTCTCATCCAGAGGTTCATCTTCGACAACAACACCAAGGCCCACTTCAAGTCGAGCCGCCGCGTGGACGTGCCGCGGAAGCTCCAGAGAGAC CACAAGAAGTACGAGGTGTACGCCGTGGTGAGTCACGTGGGCAGCCTGCAAGGCGGACACTACACGGCCAGCGTGCGGAGCGACGGCGACGGCGCCTGGTACGAGTTCAACGACGCCAACGTCCACAAG atcAAAGAGCAGCCGTTTGCAGAAAGCGAGACTTACAG TTCCAGCACAGCCTACCTGCTCATGTACagag AAGCGCAAACCAACCGTGACCAGGTGGCCGTAAACATCGACGGGGACGCGATCCAAAACGTCCCCCCGCAGCGAACCGAAGCGCCCATTCCGCGGCGAGGAGGACGGGGCG ATAAGAGTTCTCGGCCACTCGCCAAGTGTCCGACTTGCAGGGTGACTCCTCTGTGGATTTCCGTCatcgttgttgtttttgtgtcggTCCTGGTACTCGTTGTTGTTTTATCAGTAGTGTGCAGTAGGAAGGGATCATGTTAG
- the LOC119221713 gene encoding potential E3 ubiquitin-protein ligase ariadne-2-like, which translates to MGNKPSAGRKREKTRVSIREKRYDPNDVTLNVVNAEDAMDFLCADYASPRATMSCGHAVTPMSLTAWCRRQLDEGGYNFVCGQTYCGVEWPFEEVQKMALLTPEEIEEFDQKMFQNAAIFLDIKCCPGCSSRVARTDPFDQNVVCKVCTSKRGRTFAFCWRCLGEWRGATRSGDCGNEDCQDPLEILQSCPDITFENVHGVTGCPSTRACPTCGFLVGHNRTKCKNIVCFRCKVTFCFVCLKLPSECAYQDESYYARCSSGVAPRQTVIPVWKLI; encoded by the exons ATGGGAAACAAACCGTCAGCTGGACGGAAGCGAGAGAAAACCCGGGTGTCCATCCGAGAGAAGCGCTATGACCCCAATGACGTCACGCTCAACGTCGTCAACGCAGAGGACGCCATGGATT TTCTGTGCGCGGACTACGCGTCTCCCAGAGCCACGATGTCCTGCGGACACGCCGTCACCCCGATGTCCCTCACCGCCTGGTGCCGCCGGCAGCTGGACGAG ggGGGCTACAACTTCGTGTGCGGACAAACTTACTGTGGTGTTGAGTGGCCCTTCGAGGAGGTACAAAAAATGGCTCTTCTGACCCCCGAAGAAATTGAGGAATTTGAtcagaaaatgtttcaaaacGCTGCAATTTTTTTGGACATCAAATGT tgtCCTGGCTGCAGCTCCCGAGTGGCGAGAACCGATCCCTTCGATCAGAACGTGGTATGCAAAGTGTGCACCTCCAAGCGGGGACGCACCTTCGCCTTCTGCTGGCGGTGCCTGGGGGAATGGAGAGGCGCGACCCGGTCCGGAGACTGTGGAAACGAAGACTGCCAGGACCCGCTGGAGATCTTGCAGAGCTGTCCTGACATCACATTCGAAAACGTGCACGGGGTCACCGGCTGCCCCTCCACCCGCGCGTGTCCCACCTGTGGCTTTCTGGTGGGACACAACAGaactaaatgtaaaaacatcgtCTGCTTTCGCTGTAAAGTGACGTTCTGTTTCGTGTGCCTGAAGCTCCCCAGCGAGTGCGCGTATCAGGACGAGTCCTATTACGCACGCTGCTCCAGCGGCGTGGCACCGAGGCAGACCGTCATCCCTGTGTGGAAGTTGATATGA
- the lrp10 gene encoding low-density lipoprotein receptor-related protein 10 isoform X1: MRVPCSIRALVVFTISACCTGKETNPSALPHLVPDVIGRFFEARCGRSLQVVDNEVGEIRSSAYHSWSYRFGSSFDCWVIRGSEGEPVVLSFSQFSAQCSRKEWVSIKSSAVSEPVVLCGSKLPQPMEFPGGNVTVMHHFMPHQFPVSSFLLSYARVSTQPDSGGCPVTSFQCRDGRCLPFSWRCNGQVECLGEGPGLGSDERGCDEEEETPEPPGDGITPAEDGRAVATSARTHDRDPERRYLTESDLWEMMRERNKESDRGPPLTRGPPVATAAPVEWPCGGFLQTFYGTFSPPASRGPALFCVWTLDPQDTRPLRVDLQQLALGPGDRLTVYNREQGKGDVLKIITSASNYKSIQVESHTGLLSLAYEAASGSEGRGFNATFHVGSYCPPWEGRCGGAAGGCFTQEQRCNGKWDCPETGRDEQGCRGCGADQFACGVAAAPSRFSGRPVCYPATERCNYQLYCADGSDERDCTACQPGTFHCDSDRCVFESWRCDGQVDCKDGTDELNCTVTLPRKVITAATVGSLVCGLLLVIAMGCTCKLYSLRTREYRSLFAPISRQEAELIQQQAPPSYGQLIAQGIIPPVEDFPTENPNETSSLSLRGILQLLRQDDANSPHRRRRPRFVRRAVRRMRRWGLIPRHPSRPSQASSSAQQQQQQQPQDAAPSGQETAHPAPPSPSAVEAANQPVPQKLGLLGRSEQQGLPPLSPAASPLPPPPYAPPAPSPAAPNTPPVAVPPPSSPSLASIFHTLGLSISLFRASPSPSTNSMPLSASPSFSSSSSDDEVLLIPLAEDTASEDDVPMLT; the protein is encoded by the exons ATGAGAGTCCCGTGCAGCATCCGTGCCCTTGTAGTTTTCACTATAAGCG cgTGCTGCACCGGTAAGGAGACAAACCCCTCGGCACTTCCTCACCTTGTGCCAGATGTCATTGGACGCTTCTTCGAAG CCCGCTGTGGGCGTTCCCTGCAAGTGGTGGACAACGAAGTGGGGGAGATCCGGAGTTCCGCTTACCACAGCTGGTCCTACCGCTTTGGCTCCTCCTTCGACTGCTGGGTCATCAGAGGGTCGGAAGGAGAGCCCGTCGTTCTCAG CTTTTCACAGTTCTCCGCTCAGTGCAGTCGGAAGGAATGGGTGTCTATAAAATCATCAGCTGTCAGTGAGCCGGTCGTCCTCTGTGGCTCCAAGTTGCCGCAGCCAATGGAGTTCCCCGGGGGAAACGTCACGGTGATGCACCACTTCATGCCGCATCAGTTCCCTGTGTCGTCTTTTCTGTTGAGCTACGCCAGAG tttcTACACAACCCGACTCTGGCGGCTGCCCGGTGACGTCCTTTCAgtgccgggacgggcgctgccTTCCTTTCTCCTGGCGCTGTAACGGCCAGGTGGAGTGTCTGGGCGAAGGCCCGGGCCTCGGCTCCGATGAGCGTGGCTgtgacgaggaagaggagaccccCGAACCTCCCGGGGACGGCATCACGCCGGCAGAAGACGGCAGGGCAGTGGCGACCTCGGCGAGGACCCACGATCGGGACCCGGAGAGACGTTACCTGACGGAATCGGACCTGTGGGAGATGATGAGGGAGCGGAACAAAGAGTCGGACCGGGGGCCGCCTCTGACCCGCGGGCCGCCGGTCGCGACGGCCGCTCCGGTAGAGTGGCCCTGCGGGGGCTTCCTGCAGACCTTCTATGGCACCTTCTCCCCACCGGCCAGCCGGGGGCCCGCGCTCTTCTGCGTCTGGACTCTGGACCCTCAGGACACGAGGCCACTGAGGGtggacctgcagcagctggcgCTGGGACCCGGGGACCGACTCACCGTGTACAACAGGGAGCAAGGCAAAGGAGACGTCCTGAAGATT ATCACCAGCGCCTCCAATTACAAATCAATCCAAGTGGAATCGCACACCGGCCTGCTGTCGCTGGCCTACGAGGCCGCCTCCGGCTCCGAGGGGAGGGGCTTCAACGCCACGTTCCACGTCGGCAGCTACTGCCCCCCCTGGGAGGGCCGCTGCGGCGGAGCGGCGGGGGGCTGCTTCACGCAGGAGCAACGCTGCAACGGCAAGTGGGACTGCCCCGAGACGGGGAGGGACGAGCAGGGCTGCAGGGGCTGCGGCGCGGACCAGTTTGCGTGCGGCGTGGCGGCGGCGCCCAGTCGCTTCTCGGGCCGCCCGGTGTGCTACCCGGCGACGGAGCGCTGCAACTACCAGCTGTACTGTGCCGACGGCAGCGACGAGCGGGACTGCACGGCGTGTCAGCCGGGGACCTTCCACTGCGACAGCGAcag GTGCGTGTTTGAGAGCTGGCGCTGCGACGGCCAGGTCGACTGCAAGGACGGAACGGACGAGCTCAACTGCACAGTCACCCTGCCCCGAAAGGTCATCACCGCGGCAACGGTGGGCAGCCTCGTCTGTGGGCTCCTGCTTGTCATCGCCATGGGCTGCACCTGTAAACTATACTCGCTCAGGACCAGGGAGTACAG AAGCTTGTTTGCGCCAATCAGCCGCCAGGAGGCGGAGCTGATCCAGCAGCAGGCCCCTCCCTCCTACGGTCAGCTGATTGCACAGGGCATCATCCCGCCAGTGGAGGACTTCCCCACGGAAAACCCCAATGAG ACGTCGTCTCTTTCTCTGCGGGGAattctccagctcctccgccAGGACGACGCCAACTCGCCGCACCGCCGGCGCCGGCCCCGCTTCGTCCGCCGCGCCGTCCGCCGCATGAGGAGGTGGGGCCTGATCCCCCGCCACCCGTCGAGGCCGAGTCAGGCGTCgagctccgcccagcagcagcagcagcagcagccgcaggaCGCCGCGCCCTCCGGACAGGAAACggcccaccccgcccccccctccccgtcggCCGTGGAGGCCGCCAACCAGCCGGTGCCGCAGAAGCTCGGCCTGCTGGGCCGGTCGGAGCAGCAGGGGCTGCCGCCGCTGTCGCCGGCCGCGTCCCCTCTGCCGCCTCCTCCCTACGCCCCTCCGGCCCCGAGCCCGGCCGCCCCCAACACTCCGCCGGTCGCCGTGCCCCCCCCGAGCAGCCCCTCGCTGGCCTCCATCTTCCACACGCTGGGCCTGAGCATCTCGCTGTTCCGGGCCTCGCCCTCGCCCTCCACCAACTCCATGCCCCTCTCGGCctccccttccttctcctcgtcctcctcggacGACGAGGTGCTGCTCATCCCGCTGGCTGAAGACACCGCTTCGGAGGACGACGTGCCCATGCTCACctga